The genomic stretch GTGTCTTGATCGACAACACGCTTTAGATCCTCGAGATCGACTAACCCTTTTTCATTTGACTTTACGGTCACTGCCTCAAAACCAGCAACGGTAGCAGAGGCGGGATTTGTACCGTGGGCAGAGTCTGGGACAATGACTTTTGTACGATTAAAATCCCCATTTGCTTCATGATAGGCACGAATCATCATTAATCCTGTCCACTCGCCATGAGCACCTGCAGCAGGTTGTAGGGTCACTTCGTCCATACCTGTTACAGCGACAAGGTTTTCCTGAAGGTTGTACATCATTTCTAGCGCACCCTGAACGGTCTCCTCTTCTTGAAGCGGATGGACAAAAGCAAAACCAGGATACCTTGCCACATCTTCGTTAATTTTTGGATTATACTTCATCGTACATGAACCAAGCGGATAAAATCCAGAATCCACCCCGTGATTACGTTTCGATAAGGCGGTATAGTGACGCATTAGCTGCAGCTCCGACACTTCTGGTAGCTCCGGTTCAGTTTTGCGATTAAATTCCTCCGGTAACCATTCGTCTAAATCAATGTCAGGAACATCAAGTTCAGGAAGACTGTATGAAATACGCTCCGGTTCACTTAGCTCAAATATTAACGCCTGGTCTTTACTCATTTTGCTCCCCCCACTTCTTCTACAAACATATCAATTTCCGCTTTTGTACGATTTTCTGTTACTGCGACAAGCATGTGATTGTTAAGTTCAGGATAATCGCGACCAAGATCATACCCGCCGATGATTCCTTTAGTTAATAACTTACGATTCAATTCCTTGATTGGGCCATTAACTTTAATAACAAATTCATTGAAATAGACGCCATTAAACACAGTTTCTACACCAGCTTCTTCAAGACGTGCTTTCGTATAATGAGCTTTTTTTATATTTTGCTCTGCCATTTTGCGTACGCCTTTCTTTCCGAGCGCGGTCATAGCAACTGAGGAAGCTAACGCATTTAGTGCCTGGTTTGAACATATATTGGACGTCGCTTTATCCCTGCGAATATGCTGTTCTCTTGCTTGTAACGTAAGTACAAAACCACGCTGTCCATTATCATCAGTTGTTTGTCCAATCAAACGTCCTGGAACTTTCCGCATTAGTTTTTTCGTCACTGCGAAATATCCACAGTGAGGCCCACCAAATTGAGCTGGGATCCCAAACGGCTGACAATCTCCCACAACAATATCCGCACCCATCTCACCAGGTGGCGTTAAGCGCCCAAGCGCCAGTGGGTTACTTGAAACGACGAACATTGCTTTTTGCTCATGTACAAGCTTTTCAATATCTGGCAATGGTTCAAGTTGCCCGAAAAAGTTCGGATACTGAATCATTACACAAGCAGTATTTTCGTCAATTTCTTGCTTCAACTTATCTAGGTCTGTAACTCCATTGCTCGAATCGACTTCAACCACGGATAAGCGTTGCCCTCTAGCATAAGTATCAATTACGGCACGCGCTTCTGGGTGGACCGTTTTAGATACGATGATTTTTTTCTTTTTTGTTTGTCCGGCACTTAGTAGACCCGCTTCAGCTAGAGCTGTAGGACCATCGTACATCGAGGAATTCGCTACTTCCATTCCTGTTAATTCACTAATCATCGTTTGAAACTCAAAAATAGCTTGCAATTCACCTTGAGAAATTTCAGGTTGGTATGGCGTGTATGCCGTATAAAACTCAGAGCGACGAATAACGTGATCTACGACAGAAGGAATGGCATGATCATAAACTCCTGCACCGAGGAAAGACGCATTTTCGAGAGTATTCGCATTTTGGGATGATAGCTTTGACATGTAACGAATCAATTCCGATTCAAAAAGCTGCTTTTCCACCTTAAGTTCGCCTTTAAAACGAATGGCTTCTGGAATATCCTCAAAAAGATCCTGAACAGAGTCCACCCCAATTGTTTCAAGCATTTCTTTCCTGTCCTGGTCAGTCGTTGGCAAATAGCGATGTTTCATATGTTCATTTCCTCCTCAGTATCCGTTTATTTCTGACGTTTATAGAATGGTGATGGAATAACTTTTGCTTGCACACGCTTATTGCGAATCTCCACATCTAGCTCAGTATCCATTTCTGTATACTCTTTCTTAATTAGCGCCAGACCTACGTTCTTTTTTAAAGTTGGCGATTGTGTACCTGTTGTCACTTCTCCAATCAGTTGTTCCCCTTTATAAACAGGGTAGTTCGTACGAGGAATACCCCTCCCAATCATTTCAATGCCAACCAATTTTCGCTCCAGGCCATTTTCACGCTGACGTAAGAGAGCAGATTTACCAATAAAATCAGCCTCTTTACTAGTTTTAACAGCAAAACCGATTCCCGCTTCAAGCGGAGAGATATCCTTCGTTAGCTCCTGTCCGTAAAGAGCCAGCTTAGCTTCAAATCTAAGAGTATCACGAGCACCCAAGCCGCAAGGTAAGATATTTTCTGGTTCACCCGCAGCTAAAATCGCTTTCCAGAGAGCAGGAGCATCTTCTGAAGCGGCATATAGTTCAAATCCATCTTCACCTGTATAACCAGTTCGAGAAACTAACGTTTTAATTCCCGCAATCATAAGATCAGCCTGAAACTTAAAGATACCAATTGATGAAAGATCTGTATTTGTGAGACGTTGCAGAATGACCTCTGCTTTTGGACCTTGAATCGCTAGTTGAGCCATCTCATTCGATATATTGTTAAGGGATACACCTTCAATGATGTGCTCCTCAAGCCAGTCGTAATCCTTAATGGTATTCGCTGCATTTACGACTAATAAGTAATGTTCCTCCGAGTATTTGTAAACGAGAAGGTCGTCTACCGTACCACCATCCTCATAGCACATTGCAGTATACTGGGCTCCATTTACTTTCAGTTTGCTAACATCATTTGTCATCATCTTCTGAAGATAATCAAGAGCTTTTTCACCTTTGACATCAATTTCTCCCATATGAGAAACATCAAATAATCCAGCTCTTGTTCTCACAGCTTCATGCTCTTCCTTAATACTAGAAAATTGAACAGGAAGTGCCCATCCACCAAAATCAATCGTTTTAGCGCCCATTGACTTATACGTGTCAAATAACGGGGTTTTCAATAACTCGCTCATCTTGTTCCCTCCTATAACATCGAAATTAATATCGTTTCATTTAACCCTAACCAACTATGCAAACCAAACCGTGTCCAACCATTAAAAAAGGACAGAGAAAGCCCGCTATCAGTAGCGCGTTTTCTCTGTCCTTTTGACCTGAAAGTTTCTCCTCACATCAAGGTGCGAGGATTACATCTTTGGCGGCTTAAAGAAGCTCTCTCCAGAGGTGCGTCTAACAAGAGTCTTTTTGCCTGAGAGATTCACAAATTTGCTTGCTCCTTCGGCGCTGCATCTAGCAGTCTCTCCTCTTGCCTTCATTCGCTTATTTTCAGTTTTAAGGTATTGGATTGTACGGATTGATTCATACTATTAATGCTTTCGATTTCAATCCTACCACTACCATAGGAGCGTTGGCAACAATCTTTTTAATAATAAAAGTATTTTAACTACTATATTAAACACGAACAATATTATACATTAAACTTATATCATTCGTAAATAACAGTTTTAAAGAAAGGGTTTTCATTTTGAGGACTGAATTACAATTCGATCAAGAGTGGACAAACAACTTTCTCAAACAAATTGAAGAGGATGGACCATGGGCTAATTGGGAGCTTTTTAAACTGGCTATCGAAGCTGAACAACATCGCGCTATCCCATCGTTTAAAGGATTACAAGCCCCTACTTACCTTCCTGACTTAACACCACACCCTTATCAACTCGAAGCTGCACGGCGAGTCGTTGAGGAGATGAATGGAAAAGCTATTCTAGCAGATGAGGTTGGTCTCGGAAAGACAATCGAAGCTGGTCTAATAATTAAAGAGTATATGATTCGTGGATTAGTGAAAAAAGTTCTTATTCTTGTCCCAGCCTCGTTAGTGTCTCAATGGGCTATCGAGCTTAACACAAAATTTTATATACCTGCTGTCGTTCAACGAAAAAGCTATGTTTGGGATCAGTGTGATGTCGTCGTATCCTCGATTGATACAGCAAAACGTGAGCCCCATCGGTCAATTGTTTATGAGCAACATTATGATATGGTCATCATCGATGAAGCGCATCGTTTAAAAAACAACCGAACAAAAAACTATGAATTTGTCCAACATTTGCCTAAGAAGTTTTGCCTTCTATTAACAGCTACTCCCGTTCAAAACCGTCTTGATGAAGTTTTCAACCTAGTATCATTACTAAAACCAGGTCATCTCGGCAGCTTTGAGAATTTCGAAAAGGATTACAAAGGAAAAGAAAAAAATGCTGAAGACGAGGAGAGACTTCGCACACTTATACAAAAAGTAATGGTAAGGAATCGCCGTGAGGATACTGGTATGGATTGGCCTGAACGCATTGTAAAAACGGTACCGATTACTTTCTCACCTGAAGAAGAAGATCTTTATCGTTCAGTTGAAGCATTGAAAAAGGAACCGATTTCAACCCGTAGTCAATTTTCGATTATTACCTTATTAAGGGAAATTTGCTCAAGTCGTGAAGCTGCCTATATGACATTAAAAAAAATGCTTGAGAAAGATTCTCTTGATGAAGTCACACAAACCTTCATCCACTCCTTAATTAAAAAAATTGAAGGTGTACCAACAAATTCGAAAGCACAAAAAGCCCTTGAACTAATTCAATCAATTGAAGGAAAAGTCATTATCTTCACGGAATATCGGGCGACACAGCTATATTTACAATGGTTTTTAAAGGAGCACGGTATCACTTCCGTTCCTTTTCGAGGTGGGTTTAAACGCGGAAAGAAAGATTGGATGAGAGAATTATTTAAAAATCACGCTAAAGTTCTTATTGCAACTGAAGCTGGTGGAGAAGGGATCAACCTTCAATTTTGTCAGCACGTCATTAACTATGACCTCCCATGGAATCCTATGAGGATTGAGCAACGGATCGGCCGCATTCACCGACTAGGCCAAGAAGGCGATGTGCACATTTATAATTTTGCAACAAAACATACGGTTGAAGAACATATACTTACCCTGTTATACGAAAAGATCCAGCTGTTTGAAAGTGTCATAGGTCAACTAGATGAGATATTAACTCGCCTCGGGATGCGTGATATAGAAAAACATATTTCTGACATTCTACTTCATTCCGAAAGTGAAGGGGAAATAAGAATTAAGATGGATAATATTAAAGAATTAATCAATTATCAAAAGGAGGATTCAGATGCACCAAGAAAATATTCATAACTATTTGCGTTCGTATTTTCTCGCGAATGATTGTCGTATTCTACACGAAAAACCTGGCCTCCTCGATGTTCAACTAACCATTGAACTTGATAAAGAGTTAATGAACCGACCATTTTATTGGCATTATCTTGAAAAGACTGGCGGAACGCCACGACCAATGACGCTTACGTTAATTACAAATCAAACTATTGAAGAGAAAGGTGAGTTTGTTCATTTTGGAGCACCAAGACTGCATCAAATCTTTTCCTCCACAAAAAAACTCGCCTCTTCCATTCGTCTATATGAGGATGTACAAACGAATCAGCAACAGCAATATCCCCTTCATCCCTGGCTTTGTCTTAATATAAAAATTTCCTATCAATGTGATAGAAAAAAACACCGTCTTCTTTCACTCGGTCTTCACCTTGTTAGTGGAGCGGTAGTCGATGACTTTCACAATTTGTTACTAGAAAAATCGCTTACCCCCAAAATTCCTGACTATGCTTTTACCGTAACACCTATCATAAAACCAGAAAGTGGATTAAAAAGACTCGAATCTGTTGTAGAAATGCTGCTCACAAAAGAAGATGTACAGTGGGCTGAAGAGGCAAGGATAAGGTGGGCTTCTGATCAGCACCTTCTTGATCAATTTTACGAGGGAAATACGAATGATCAACGGTATGAAGTAGAAAAAGAGGCACTAAGAAAACAGTATGAGCCAATCATTACTGCAGAAATTATTAATGGAGGTATTTTCCACCTTGTTCCCGGTATCGAATCACAACCTTATCCCACTTAAAAAAGCTCGGACTCAACTGTCCGAGCTTTCACGCTTCTTTTTCTGCATGAACATCGATACCGACATTGGAATAATGCCAAACCATCGAAACAAAAAAGGCTGCTTTTTTGCTTTTCTTACAGCACGCTGCTGCTGTCTTTCTTCTTTTGGTTGATCGATATATGAGACAACTTGTTGTGTCATATATTTCACTAAATCGTTTGATGACATCTTGATCACCCTTTTATCATTGTCTTCAGTATTAAGGGTGTCCAACTACTTAGTTTTTTATCCTATGCGTTGGCATATTTCGGCGACAATGTCTTTTACTGAACGATTCGTCGTCTCAATTTCATAATCTGCTTCACGGTATAACGGCAGCCTTTCCGTGAATATGGCGTTAATCTTATCTTGCTTGTTATCTCCAGCAAGCAATGGCCTTGAAGTATCTCCTTCTAACCGCTTAACAATTTCTTCAGGCTCACAGTGTAAATAGATCATTGTGCCATTCTGCTTCATAAAAGAGCGATTTTTTTCACTTAAGACGATCCCACCGCCTGTACTAATAATAATATTTTCAGTCGGAAGATCTTTGAGAGAAGCTGTCTCATATGATCGAAACGCTCTCTCCCCCTCACTTTCAAAGATAACTGGAATTTCTCGTCCTTGCATTTTCGTTACATGCTTATCCGTATCCTCTGAAGGAAGAGCTAACGCTTTTGATAACTCTTCAGCAACAGTTGTTTTCCCTGATCCCATAAAACCTGTTAAATAGATCGCTTTCATGTTTATCCCTCACTCCATTCTACGACTTCTTTCAATGTTTGATTGTATTGGAACAGCGCAAAAACCTTCGTTGCATTTTGAGTTGTTCCATTTAGCGTGATGTAAATAACTTCTGAAGGAGAAAACTGGATCGCGGCGTGAACCGTGCCTTCTTCATAAATAAATGTTTTCTCAGTAGTTTCGACATCGGTTTTTTGTATATATGAAATTGTATCTTTCATTCCTAGCACTAGCAAGGAATGCTTTTTGAATTGTTCCTCTTCACGATCTAGAAATGCTCGTTCGTTCATAGTTGCATAGCATAAATGAAAAATGAACCCAAGAAGAAGTGTGCTAATTAGCATCATCATAGCAGTCATATAACCTTGGTCATCCAGTTGCTTAAGACATTTGAAAACTAACTTGTTTCTCCGTTCTCCCATTATTCAGATCCACCTCGATTATTACTCTCCTACCGGAGATTTGAACCGTAAAATCTCTAATGTCTTGTAAGACAATTTCATGACCGGTATTATTGACGCGGCGACGTATGGAAGATCCATACCTTTCATACTTCACAATCGCTCCATCTTTTTTCGTTAGTTCAATACTTCCCTTACTAAGTATAATTTGAGTCGCTTCTCGAACTTCTTTAGAAAACAAGTGAAAAAACAAGCTTGTTTCTTCTTGCTGAAAATCTGCCCCTGAATTTTGGATGGCCGCGCTCATAAGTAAAGGAAGCGTCCATATAATAGCCAGTAATATGGTCAAGGTTAGCATTAG from Bacillus sp. Cs-700 encodes the following:
- the gcvPA gene encoding aminomethyl-transferring glycine dehydrogenase subunit GcvPA; amino-acid sequence: MKHRYLPTTDQDRKEMLETIGVDSVQDLFEDIPEAIRFKGELKVEKQLFESELIRYMSKLSSQNANTLENASFLGAGVYDHAIPSVVDHVIRRSEFYTAYTPYQPEISQGELQAIFEFQTMISELTGMEVANSSMYDGPTALAEAGLLSAGQTKKKKIIVSKTVHPEARAVIDTYARGQRLSVVEVDSSNGVTDLDKLKQEIDENTACVMIQYPNFFGQLEPLPDIEKLVHEQKAMFVVSSNPLALGRLTPPGEMGADIVVGDCQPFGIPAQFGGPHCGYFAVTKKLMRKVPGRLIGQTTDDNGQRGFVLTLQAREQHIRRDKATSNICSNQALNALASSVAMTALGKKGVRKMAEQNIKKAHYTKARLEEAGVETVFNGVYFNEFVIKVNGPIKELNRKLLTKGIIGGYDLGRDYPELNNHMLVAVTENRTKAEIDMFVEEVGGAK
- the comGF gene encoding competence type IV pilus minor pilin ComGF codes for the protein MRSEKGITLLELMLTLTILLAIIWTLPLLMSAAIQNSGADFQQEETSLFFHLFSKEVREATQIILSKGSIELTKKDGAIVKYERYGSSIRRRVNNTGHEIVLQDIRDFTVQISGRRVIIEVDLNNGRTEKQVSFQMS
- a CDS encoding YqhG family protein produces the protein MHQENIHNYLRSYFLANDCRILHEKPGLLDVQLTIELDKELMNRPFYWHYLEKTGGTPRPMTLTLITNQTIEEKGEFVHFGAPRLHQIFSSTKKLASSIRLYEDVQTNQQQQYPLHPWLCLNIKISYQCDRKKHRLLSLGLHLVSGAVVDDFHNLLLEKSLTPKIPDYAFTVTPIIKPESGLKRLESVVEMLLTKEDVQWAEEARIRWASDQHLLDQFYEGNTNDQRYEVEKEALRKQYEPIITAEIINGGIFHLVPGIESQPYPT
- the comGG gene encoding competence type IV pilus minor pilin ComGG; the protein is MGERRNKLVFKCLKQLDDQGYMTAMMMLISTLLLGFIFHLCYATMNERAFLDREEEQFKKHSLLVLGMKDTISYIQKTDVETTEKTFIYEEGTVHAAIQFSPSEVIYITLNGTTQNATKVFALFQYNQTLKEVVEWSEG
- a CDS encoding shikimate kinase translates to MKAIYLTGFMGSGKTTVAEELSKALALPSEDTDKHVTKMQGREIPVIFESEGERAFRSYETASLKDLPTENIIISTGGGIVLSEKNRSFMKQNGTMIYLHCEPEEIVKRLEGDTSRPLLAGDNKQDKINAIFTERLPLYREADYEIETTNRSVKDIVAEICQRIG
- the gcvT gene encoding glycine cleavage system aminomethyltransferase GcvT, whose translation is MSELLKTPLFDTYKSMGAKTIDFGGWALPVQFSSIKEEHEAVRTRAGLFDVSHMGEIDVKGEKALDYLQKMMTNDVSKLKVNGAQYTAMCYEDGGTVDDLLVYKYSEEHYLLVVNAANTIKDYDWLEEHIIEGVSLNNISNEMAQLAIQGPKAEVILQRLTNTDLSSIGIFKFQADLMIAGIKTLVSRTGYTGEDGFELYAASEDAPALWKAILAAGEPENILPCGLGARDTLRFEAKLALYGQELTKDISPLEAGIGFAVKTSKEADFIGKSALLRQRENGLERKLVGIEMIGRGIPRTNYPVYKGEQLIGEVTTGTQSPTLKKNVGLALIKKEYTEMDTELDVEIRNKRVQAKVIPSPFYKRQK
- a CDS encoding YqzE family protein, translating into MSSNDLVKYMTQQVVSYIDQPKEERQQQRAVRKAKKQPFLFRWFGIIPMSVSMFMQKKKRESSDS
- a CDS encoding SNF2-related protein codes for the protein MRTELQFDQEWTNNFLKQIEEDGPWANWELFKLAIEAEQHRAIPSFKGLQAPTYLPDLTPHPYQLEAARRVVEEMNGKAILADEVGLGKTIEAGLIIKEYMIRGLVKKVLILVPASLVSQWAIELNTKFYIPAVVQRKSYVWDQCDVVVSSIDTAKREPHRSIVYEQHYDMVIIDEAHRLKNNRTKNYEFVQHLPKKFCLLLTATPVQNRLDEVFNLVSLLKPGHLGSFENFEKDYKGKEKNAEDEERLRTLIQKVMVRNRREDTGMDWPERIVKTVPITFSPEEEDLYRSVEALKKEPISTRSQFSIITLLREICSSREAAYMTLKKMLEKDSLDEVTQTFIHSLIKKIEGVPTNSKAQKALELIQSIEGKVIIFTEYRATQLYLQWFLKEHGITSVPFRGGFKRGKKDWMRELFKNHAKVLIATEAGGEGINLQFCQHVINYDLPWNPMRIEQRIGRIHRLGQEGDVHIYNFATKHTVEEHILTLLYEKIQLFESVIGQLDEILTRLGMRDIEKHISDILLHSESEGEIRIKMDNIKELINYQKEDSDAPRKYS